One genomic window of Macaca mulatta isolate MMU2019108-1 chromosome 8, T2T-MMU8v2.0, whole genome shotgun sequence includes the following:
- the OPLAH gene encoding 5-oxoprolinase isoform X4: protein MRPLHHPPPCGAPAARSQDVQVLFMRSDGGLAPMDAFGGSRAVLSGPAGGVVGYSATTYQQEGGQPVIGFDMGGTSTDVSRYAGEFEHVFEATTAGVTLQAPQLDINTVAAGGGSRLFFRSGLFVVGPESAGAHPGPACYRKGGPVTVTDANLVLGRLLPASFPCIFGPGEDQPLSPEASRKALEAVATEVNSFLTNGPCPASPLSLEEVAMGFVRVANEAMCRPIRALTQARGHDPSAHVLACFGGAGGQHACAIARALGMDTVHIHRHSGLLSALGLALADVVHEAQEPCSLLYAPETFMQLDQRLSRLEEQCVDALQAQGFPRSQISTESFLHLRYRGTDCALMVSAHQHPATARSPRAGDFGAAFVERYMREFGFVIPERPVVVDDVRVRGTGRSGLRLEDAPKAQTGPPRVDKMTQCYFEGGYQETPVYLLGELGYGHKLHGPCLIIDSNSTILVEPGCQAEVTETGDIRISVGAEVPGTMGTQLDPIQLSIFSHRFMSIAEQMGRILQRTAISTNIKERLDFSCALFGPDGGLVSNAPHIPVHLGAMQETVQFQIQHLGADLHPGDVLLSNHPSAGGSHLPDLTVITPVFWPGQTRPVFYVASRGHHADIGGITPGSMPPHSTTLQQEGAVFLSFKLVQGGVFQEEAVTEALRAPGKVPNCSGTRNLHDNLSDLRAQVAANQKGIQLVGELIGQYGLDVVQAYMGHIQANAELAVRDMLRAFGTSRQARGLPLEVSSEDHMDDGSPIRLRVQINLSQGSAVFDFSGTGPEVFGNLNAPRAITLSALIYCLRCLVGRDIPLNQGCLAPVRIVIPQGSILDPSPEAAVVGGNVLTSQRVVDVILGAFGACAASQGCMNNVTLGNAHMGYYETVAGGAGAGPSWHGRSGVHSHMTNTRITDPEILESRYPVILRRFELRRGSGGRGRFRGGDGVTRELVFREEALLSVLTERRAFRPYGLHGGEPGARGLNLLIRKNGRTVNLGGKTSVTVYPGDVFCLHTPGGGGYGDPEDPAPPPGSPPQAPAFPEHGSVYEYRRAQEAV, encoded by the exons ATGAGGCCCCTCCACCACCCac CCCCTTGTGGCGCACCTGCTGCCCGCTCACAGGACGTGCAGGTGTTGTTCATGCGCTCTGATGGCGGCCTGGCGCCCATGGACGCCTTCGGCGGCTCCCGTGCTGTGCTCTCGGGCCCGGCCGGCGGTGTGGTGGGCTACTCAGCAACCACGTACCAGCAGGAGGGTGGCCAGCCTGTCATCGGCTTTGACATGGGAG GCACGTCCACGGATGTGAGCCGCTACGCTGGGGAGTTCGAGCATGTCTTTGAGGCCACCACAGCTGGCGTCACCCTTCAGGCCCCGCAGCTGGACATCAACACCGTGGCAGCGGGAGGGGGTTCCCGCCTCTTCTTCAG GTCTGGCCTCTTTGTGGTTGGGCCCGAGTCAGCAGGAGCCCACCCGGGACCCGCCTGCTACCGCAAAG GGGGCCCCGTGACAGTGACGGATGCTAATCTGGTCCTGGGTCGCCTgctgcctgcctccttcccttGCATTTTTGGGCCGGGAGAGGACCAACCACTTTCCCCCGAGGCCTCCCGCAAAGCCCTGGAGGCTGTGGCCACTGAGGTCAACAGCTTCCTGACCAACGGGCCCTGCCCGGCCTCCCCGCTGAGCCTGGAGGAGGTAGCCATGGGGTTTGTGCGCGTGGCCAACGAGGCCATGTGCCGGCCCATCCGTGCACTCACGCAG GCAAGAGGTCATGACCCCTCAGCCCATGTGCTGGCCTGCTTTGGGGGAGCTGGTGGGCAGCATGCATGTGCCATTGCCCGGGCCCTGGGCATGGACACCGTGCACATCCACAG GCACAGTGGGTTGCTGTCGGCCCTGGGGCTGGCCCTGGCTGACGTGGTGCACGAGGCACAGGAGCCCTGCTCCCTGCTCTACGCGCCTGAGACCTTCATGCAGCTGGACCAGAGGCTGAGCCGCCTGGAGGAGCAGTGTGTGGATGCCCTGCAGGCCCAGGGCTTCCCCAG GTCCCAGATCAGCACTGAGAGCTTCCTGCACCTGCGCTACCGGGGCACCGACTGTGCCCTGATGGTGTCTGCCCACCAGCACCCAGCCACAGCCCGCTCGCCCCGTGCGGGGGACTTCGGGGCAGCCTTCGTGGAGCG GTACATGAGGGAGTTTGGCTTTGTCATCCCTGAGCGGCCAGTGGTCGTGGACGATGTGCGAGTGAGGGGCACTGGCCGCAGTGGTCTTCGCCTCGAGGATGCCCCCAAAGCCCAGACCGGGCCTCCCCGGGTGGACAAG ATGACCCAGTGCTACTTTGAGGGGGGCTACCAGGAGACCCCTGTGTACCTGCTGGGAGAGCTGGGCTATGGGCACAAGCTCCATGGGCCCTGCCTCATCATCGACAGTAACAG CACCATCCTGGTGGAGCCAGGTTGCCAGGCAGAGGTGACCGAGACAGGGGACATCCGCATCTCTGTGGGGGCCGAAGTCCCTGGCACAATGGGCACCCAACTGGACCCTATCCAGCTGTCCATCTTCTCACACCGCTTCATGAGCATTGCTG AGCAGATGGGCCGCATCCTGCAGCGCACAGCCATCTCCACCAACATCAAGGAGCGCCTCGACTTTTCCTGTGCTCTCTTTGGGCCCGATGGGGGGCTGGTGTCCAATGCCCCCCACATCCCTGTGCACCTGGGTGCCATGCAGGAGACGGTGCAGTTCCAG ATCCAGCACCTGGGGGCTGATCTCCACCCTGGTGACGTGCTACTGAGCAACCATCCCAGTGCCGGGGGCAGCCACCTGCCAGACCTGACTGTTATCACACCG GTGTTTTGGCCGGGTCAGACGCGGCCTGTTTTCTATGTGGCCAGCCGAGGGCACCATGCAGACATTGGCGGCATCACACCAGGCTCCATGCCCCCCCACTCCACCACGCTGCAACAGGAGGGTGCCGTCTTTCTGTCCTTCAAACTCGTCCAGGGGGGTGTCTTCCAAGAGGAGg CGGTGACTGAGGCCCTGCGGGCGCCAGGCAAGGTCCCCAACTGTAGCGGAACCAGAAACCTGCACGACAACCTGTCGGACCTCCGTGCCCAGGTGGCAGCCAACCAGAAGGGCATCCAGCTGGTGGGGGAGCTCATTGGGCAGTACGGCCTGGACGTGGTGCAGGCCTACATGGGCCATATTCAG GCGAACGCTGAGCTGGCCGTGCGCGACATGTTGCGTGCCTTTGGAACCTCCCGGCAGGCCCGGGGCCTGCCCCTGGAGGTGTCCTCGGAAGACCACATGGATGACGGTTCTCCTATCCGCCTTCGCGTGCAGATCAACCTGAGTCAG GGCAGCGCTGTGTTTGACTTCAGCGGCACTGGGCCGGAGGTGTTCGGTAATCTCAACGCACCGCGGGCCATAACCCTGTCCGCCCTCATCTACTGCCTGCGCTGTCTGGTGGGCCGCGACATCCCGCTCAACCAG GGCTGCCTGGCGCCAGTGCGCATAGTGATTCCCCAAGGCTCCATCCTGGACCCGTCGCCCGAGGCGGCCGTGGTGGGCGGCAACGTGCTCACGTCGCAGCGCGTGGTGGATGTCATCCTGGGGGCCTTTGGGGCCTGCGCCGCCTCCCAG GGCTGCATGAACAACGTGACGCTGGGCAACGCCCACATGGGCTACTACGAGACGGTGGCAGGCGGCGCGGGCGCGGGTCCCAGCTGGCATGGGCGCAGCGGCGTGCACAGCCATATGACCAACACGCGCATCACCGACCCTGAAATCCTGGAGAGCCG GTACCCGGTCATCCTGCGCCGCTTCGAGCTGCGGCGGGGCTCGGGGGGCAGAGGCCGCTTCCGGGGCGGCGACGGTGTCACCCGCGAGCTGGTCTTTCGGGAGGAGGCGCTGCTGTCAGTGCTGACCGAGCGCCGCGCCTTCCGGCCCTACGGGCTCCACG GGGGCGAGCCCGGTGCCCGCGGCCTAAACCTGCTGATACGCAAAAACGGCCGGACGGTGAATCTGGGCGGCAAGACGTCGGTGACCGTGTACCCTGGG GATGTGTTCTGTCTCCACACGCCCGGCGGCGGTGGCTATGGGGACCCAGAGGACCCCGCCCCACCGCCGGGGTCACCCCCTCAAGCACCGGCCTTTCCCGAGCACGGCAGCGTCTATGAGTACCGCCGTGCCCAGGAGGCCGTGTGA
- the SMPD5 gene encoding sphingomyelin phosphodiesterase 5 yields the protein MGTRQEQPWALDPPGTALRSSVLHHSVASSPEMLRRTLEQEKGRHLYLAGPPGRSRRAKPWRGQHLDYITYCGVPGGLLSPEVEQVTFSTALGGVTDHLVVNLQLRVWVS from the exons ATGGGCACGCGCCAagagcagccctgggccctgg ATCCCCCAGGGACCGCACTGCGCAGCTCCGTGCTCCACCACTCCGTGGCCTCCTCCCCCGAGATGCTGAGGCG GACCCTGGAGCAGGAGAAAGGGCGCCACCTCTACCTGGCCGGCCCTCCCGGCAGAAGCCGCCGAGCTAAGCCCTGGAGGGGTCAGCACCTGGACTACATCACGTACTGCGGAGTTCCTGGGGGCCTGCTGAGCCCA gaggtggagcaggTGACGTTCAGTACCGCCCTGGGGGGGGTCACGGACCACCTGGTAGTGAACCTGCAGCTCCGAGTCTGGGTGTCCTAA
- the OPLAH gene encoding 5-oxoprolinase isoform X3 — MPEVLYEEVLEVDERVVLHRGEAGTGTPVKGRTGDLLDVQQPVDLGTLRGKLEGLLSRGIRSLAVVLMHSYTWAQHEQQVGALARELGFSHVSLSSEAMPMVRIVPRGHTACADAYLTPAIQRYVQGFRRGFQGQLKDVQVLFMRSDGGLAPMDAFGGSRAVLSGPAGGVVGYSATTYQQEGGQPVIGFDMGGTSTDVSRYAGEFEHVFEATTAGVTLQAPQLDINTVAAGGGSRLFFRSGLFVVGPESAGAHPGPACYRKGGPVTVTDANLVLGRLLPASFPCIFGPGEDQPLSPEASRKALEAVATEVNSFLTNGPCPASPLSLEEVAMGFVRVANEAMCRPIRALTQARGHDPSAHVLACFGGAGGQHACAIARALGMDTVHIHRHSGLLSALGLALADVVHEAQEPCSLLYAPETFMQLDQRLSRLEEQCVDALQAQGFPRSQISTESFLHLRYRGTDCALMVSAHQHPATARSPRAGDFGAAFVERYMREFGFVIPERPVVVDDVRVRGTGRSGLRLEDAPKAQTGPPRVDKMTQCYFEGGYQETPVYLLGELGYGHKLHGPCLIIDSNSTILVEPGCQAEVTETGDIRISVGAEVPGTMGTQLDPIQLSIFSHRFMSIAEQMGRILQRTAISTNIKERLDFSCALFGPDGGLVSNAPHIPVHLGAMQETVQFQIQHLGADLHPGDVLLSNHPSAGGSHLPDLTVITPVFWPGQTRPVFYVASRGHHADIGGITPGSMPPHSTTLQQEGAVFLSFKLVQGGVFQEEAVTEALRAPGKVPNCSGTRNLHDNLSDLRAQVAANQKGIQLVGELIGQYGLDVVQAYMGHIQANAELAVRDMLRAFGTSRQARGLPLEVSSEDHMDDGSPIRLRVQINLSQGSAVFDFSGTGPEVFGNLNAPRAITLSALIYCLRCLVGRDIPLNQGCLAPVRIVIPQGSILDPSPEAAVVGGNVLTSQRVVDVILGAFGACAASQGCMNNVTLGNAHMGYYETVAGGAGAGPSWHGRSGVHSHMTNTRITDPEILESRYPVILRRFELRRGSGGRGRFRGGDGVTRELVFREEALLSVLTERRAFRPYGLHGGEPGARGLNLLIRKNGRTVNLGGKTSVTVYPGDVFCLHTPGGGGYGDPEDPAPPPGSPPQAPAFPEHGSVYEYRRAQEAV, encoded by the exons GCCGCACGGGGGACCTGCTGGACGTGCAGCAGCCTGTGGACCTGGGGACCCTGCGTGGAAAGCTGGAGGGGCTGCTGTCTCGAGGCATCCGCAGCCTGGCCGTGGTGCTCATGCATTCGTACAC GTGGGCCCAGCACGAGCAGCAGGTGGGTGCGCTGGCCCGGGAGTTGGGCTTCTCGCACGTGTCACTGTCCTCGGAGGCCATGCCCATGGTGCGCATCGTCCCTCGGGGGCACACGGCCTGTGCCGATGCCTACCTCACACCTGCCATCCAACGCTACGTCCAGGGCTTCCGCCGTGGCTTCCAGGGCCAACTTAAG GACGTGCAGGTGTTGTTCATGCGCTCTGATGGCGGCCTGGCGCCCATGGACGCCTTCGGCGGCTCCCGTGCTGTGCTCTCGGGCCCGGCCGGCGGTGTGGTGGGCTACTCAGCAACCACGTACCAGCAGGAGGGTGGCCAGCCTGTCATCGGCTTTGACATGGGAG GCACGTCCACGGATGTGAGCCGCTACGCTGGGGAGTTCGAGCATGTCTTTGAGGCCACCACAGCTGGCGTCACCCTTCAGGCCCCGCAGCTGGACATCAACACCGTGGCAGCGGGAGGGGGTTCCCGCCTCTTCTTCAG GTCTGGCCTCTTTGTGGTTGGGCCCGAGTCAGCAGGAGCCCACCCGGGACCCGCCTGCTACCGCAAAG GGGGCCCCGTGACAGTGACGGATGCTAATCTGGTCCTGGGTCGCCTgctgcctgcctccttcccttGCATTTTTGGGCCGGGAGAGGACCAACCACTTTCCCCCGAGGCCTCCCGCAAAGCCCTGGAGGCTGTGGCCACTGAGGTCAACAGCTTCCTGACCAACGGGCCCTGCCCGGCCTCCCCGCTGAGCCTGGAGGAGGTAGCCATGGGGTTTGTGCGCGTGGCCAACGAGGCCATGTGCCGGCCCATCCGTGCACTCACGCAG GCAAGAGGTCATGACCCCTCAGCCCATGTGCTGGCCTGCTTTGGGGGAGCTGGTGGGCAGCATGCATGTGCCATTGCCCGGGCCCTGGGCATGGACACCGTGCACATCCACAG GCACAGTGGGTTGCTGTCGGCCCTGGGGCTGGCCCTGGCTGACGTGGTGCACGAGGCACAGGAGCCCTGCTCCCTGCTCTACGCGCCTGAGACCTTCATGCAGCTGGACCAGAGGCTGAGCCGCCTGGAGGAGCAGTGTGTGGATGCCCTGCAGGCCCAGGGCTTCCCCAG GTCCCAGATCAGCACTGAGAGCTTCCTGCACCTGCGCTACCGGGGCACCGACTGTGCCCTGATGGTGTCTGCCCACCAGCACCCAGCCACAGCCCGCTCGCCCCGTGCGGGGGACTTCGGGGCAGCCTTCGTGGAGCG GTACATGAGGGAGTTTGGCTTTGTCATCCCTGAGCGGCCAGTGGTCGTGGACGATGTGCGAGTGAGGGGCACTGGCCGCAGTGGTCTTCGCCTCGAGGATGCCCCCAAAGCCCAGACCGGGCCTCCCCGGGTGGACAAG ATGACCCAGTGCTACTTTGAGGGGGGCTACCAGGAGACCCCTGTGTACCTGCTGGGAGAGCTGGGCTATGGGCACAAGCTCCATGGGCCCTGCCTCATCATCGACAGTAACAG CACCATCCTGGTGGAGCCAGGTTGCCAGGCAGAGGTGACCGAGACAGGGGACATCCGCATCTCTGTGGGGGCCGAAGTCCCTGGCACAATGGGCACCCAACTGGACCCTATCCAGCTGTCCATCTTCTCACACCGCTTCATGAGCATTGCTG AGCAGATGGGCCGCATCCTGCAGCGCACAGCCATCTCCACCAACATCAAGGAGCGCCTCGACTTTTCCTGTGCTCTCTTTGGGCCCGATGGGGGGCTGGTGTCCAATGCCCCCCACATCCCTGTGCACCTGGGTGCCATGCAGGAGACGGTGCAGTTCCAG ATCCAGCACCTGGGGGCTGATCTCCACCCTGGTGACGTGCTACTGAGCAACCATCCCAGTGCCGGGGGCAGCCACCTGCCAGACCTGACTGTTATCACACCG GTGTTTTGGCCGGGTCAGACGCGGCCTGTTTTCTATGTGGCCAGCCGAGGGCACCATGCAGACATTGGCGGCATCACACCAGGCTCCATGCCCCCCCACTCCACCACGCTGCAACAGGAGGGTGCCGTCTTTCTGTCCTTCAAACTCGTCCAGGGGGGTGTCTTCCAAGAGGAGg CGGTGACTGAGGCCCTGCGGGCGCCAGGCAAGGTCCCCAACTGTAGCGGAACCAGAAACCTGCACGACAACCTGTCGGACCTCCGTGCCCAGGTGGCAGCCAACCAGAAGGGCATCCAGCTGGTGGGGGAGCTCATTGGGCAGTACGGCCTGGACGTGGTGCAGGCCTACATGGGCCATATTCAG GCGAACGCTGAGCTGGCCGTGCGCGACATGTTGCGTGCCTTTGGAACCTCCCGGCAGGCCCGGGGCCTGCCCCTGGAGGTGTCCTCGGAAGACCACATGGATGACGGTTCTCCTATCCGCCTTCGCGTGCAGATCAACCTGAGTCAG GGCAGCGCTGTGTTTGACTTCAGCGGCACTGGGCCGGAGGTGTTCGGTAATCTCAACGCACCGCGGGCCATAACCCTGTCCGCCCTCATCTACTGCCTGCGCTGTCTGGTGGGCCGCGACATCCCGCTCAACCAG GGCTGCCTGGCGCCAGTGCGCATAGTGATTCCCCAAGGCTCCATCCTGGACCCGTCGCCCGAGGCGGCCGTGGTGGGCGGCAACGTGCTCACGTCGCAGCGCGTGGTGGATGTCATCCTGGGGGCCTTTGGGGCCTGCGCCGCCTCCCAG GGCTGCATGAACAACGTGACGCTGGGCAACGCCCACATGGGCTACTACGAGACGGTGGCAGGCGGCGCGGGCGCGGGTCCCAGCTGGCATGGGCGCAGCGGCGTGCACAGCCATATGACCAACACGCGCATCACCGACCCTGAAATCCTGGAGAGCCG GTACCCGGTCATCCTGCGCCGCTTCGAGCTGCGGCGGGGCTCGGGGGGCAGAGGCCGCTTCCGGGGCGGCGACGGTGTCACCCGCGAGCTGGTCTTTCGGGAGGAGGCGCTGCTGTCAGTGCTGACCGAGCGCCGCGCCTTCCGGCCCTACGGGCTCCACG GGGGCGAGCCCGGTGCCCGCGGCCTAAACCTGCTGATACGCAAAAACGGCCGGACGGTGAATCTGGGCGGCAAGACGTCGGTGACCGTGTACCCTGGG GATGTGTTCTGTCTCCACACGCCCGGCGGCGGTGGCTATGGGGACCCAGAGGACCCCGCCCCACCGCCGGGGTCACCCCCTCAAGCACCGGCCTTTCCCGAGCACGGCAGCGTCTATGAGTACCGCCGTGCCCAGGAGGCCGTGTGA